One segment of Dolichospermum sp. DET69 DNA contains the following:
- the cas2 gene encoding CRISPR-associated endonuclease Cas2 → MFLYVIAYDIPDNKRRKKVADLLEGYGQRVQYSVFECKLNTEKYDDLRRRLRKVLKLEEDNVRFYPLSRHTLSQVEAWGVGIPVIEPPNSIIV, encoded by the coding sequence ATGTTTTTGTATGTGATTGCTTATGATATTCCTGATAATAAACGCCGTAAAAAAGTCGCCGATTTGTTAGAAGGGTATGGTCAACGTGTACAGTATTCTGTGTTTGAATGTAAATTAAATACGGAAAAATATGATGATTTACGTCGTCGGTTAAGGAAGGTTTTGAAGTTAGAAGAGGATAATGTCAGATTTTATCCTTTGTCTCGACATACTCTGTCTCAGGTGGAAGCATGGGGGGTGGGAATACCTGTGATTGAACCGCCTAATTCGATTATTGTTTAG
- the cas1 gene encoding CRISPR-associated endonuclease Cas1 — protein MQTLYVSEQNCYVCLQKESLLVKQGDSVCVEVQLPLLEQILIFGKSQVTTQVIRACLWRDIPIAYLSRMGYCYGRILPISRGYRQLSRYQQQLSPIEKLITARAIIKGKLKNSRVLLRRQNKKRESELLEKVLQSLDYLADQAAQADTCERLMGFEGAGAAQYFAAFSECLTNPDFVFSGRSRRPPGNPVNAMLSFGYQVLWNHLLSLIEIQGLDPYYACLHQANDGHAALASDLIEEFRAPLIDSLVMWLINRKIVSAGEDFEFKNGGCYLNNSGRKKFLRAFLQRMTEEIQTNDGKQPKWDLLTQQVRAFKQFVYNPSHQYQPYRID, from the coding sequence ATGCAGACTCTTTATGTTTCTGAACAAAACTGTTATGTTTGCCTACAAAAAGAGAGTTTATTAGTTAAACAAGGTGATTCCGTATGCGTTGAAGTACAGTTACCTTTATTAGAGCAAATTCTGATTTTTGGTAAGTCGCAAGTAACCACCCAAGTAATTCGTGCTTGTTTATGGCGTGATATTCCCATTGCTTATTTATCACGCATGGGCTACTGCTATGGCAGGATTTTACCGATTTCTAGGGGATATAGACAATTATCACGTTATCAACAACAGTTATCCCCTATAGAGAAGTTAATTACTGCTAGGGCTATTATTAAAGGCAAGTTAAAAAATAGTAGGGTATTATTACGAAGACAGAATAAAAAAAGAGAGTCAGAACTTTTAGAAAAAGTTTTACAAAGTTTAGATTATTTAGCTGATCAAGCAGCACAGGCTGATACTTGTGAAAGATTAATGGGCTTTGAAGGTGCTGGTGCGGCTCAATATTTCGCGGCTTTTAGTGAATGTCTAACTAATCCTGATTTTGTGTTTTCTGGGCGGAGTCGTCGTCCTCCAGGCAATCCTGTGAATGCCATGTTAAGTTTTGGTTATCAAGTTCTTTGGAATCATTTATTATCATTGATTGAAATTCAGGGATTAGATCCTTATTATGCTTGTTTACATCAGGCTAATGATGGTCATGCAGCTTTGGCTTCTGATTTAATTGAGGAGTTTCGCGCACCGTTAATAGATTCTTTGGTTATGTGGCTAATTAACCGCAAAATCGTTAGTGCTGGTGAGGATTTTGAATTTAAAAATGGTGGGTGTTATTTGAATAATTCAGGAAGGAAAAAGTTTTTAAGGGCATTTTTACAACGAATGACTGAGGAAATACAAACTAATGATGGAAAACAACCAAAGTGGGATTTATTAACTCAACAGGTCAGGGCTTTTAAACAGTTTGTTTATAATCCTAGTCATCAATATCAGCCTTATCGAATTGATTGA